In Constrictibacter sp. MBR-5, a single genomic region encodes these proteins:
- a CDS encoding acyl-CoA dehydrogenase family protein: MRFSAEDEAFRAEVRRFIRENLPDDVRRKVLAGMEVSKDDYMRWHRILFRKGWVAPNWPEAWGGPAWTVVQRYIFDDEAGLAGAPRLSPFGIGMIGPVLMAFGTDAQKNEHLPKILSGEEVWCQGYSEPGSGSDLASLKTRADRVGDHYVVNGSKLWTSLAHHADWIFCLVRTSQEAKRQDGISFLIFPVTLPGIEIRPVITMNGLRHVNEVFFTDVKVPLDALVGEEGRGWTIAKYLLQHERFSGGAVGELKTALQRVKDIAGRETNDGEPLMADADFRRKIANTEIELEAVELTTMRALAAHTADQEVGAVSSLIKVRRTEVQQMISELGVQAAGYYALPHNIGALKNGWNEEPVGSEEFNALVPSYLFLRAASIYSGSNEIQRNIITKAELGL; encoded by the coding sequence ATGCGCTTCAGTGCCGAAGATGAGGCGTTTCGTGCCGAGGTGAGGCGTTTCATCCGCGAGAATCTGCCGGACGACGTGCGCCGGAAGGTGCTCGCTGGCATGGAGGTCTCGAAGGACGACTATATGCGCTGGCACCGCATCCTGTTCCGGAAGGGATGGGTCGCGCCGAATTGGCCGGAGGCCTGGGGTGGTCCGGCCTGGACGGTCGTCCAGCGTTATATTTTCGATGATGAGGCAGGGCTTGCGGGGGCGCCGCGCCTCTCGCCGTTCGGGATCGGCATGATCGGCCCGGTGCTGATGGCATTCGGCACCGATGCACAGAAGAACGAGCACTTGCCGAAGATCCTGTCCGGGGAGGAGGTCTGGTGCCAAGGCTATTCCGAGCCCGGGTCCGGTTCGGATCTCGCGTCGCTCAAGACTAGAGCCGATCGGGTGGGGGATCACTACGTCGTCAACGGCTCGAAGCTCTGGACCTCCCTCGCTCATCACGCCGACTGGATCTTCTGCCTGGTACGGACCAGCCAGGAGGCGAAACGGCAGGACGGAATTTCCTTCCTGATCTTCCCGGTCACGCTACCGGGCATCGAGATCCGGCCCGTGATCACGATGAACGGTCTGCGCCACGTGAACGAAGTCTTCTTCACCGACGTGAAGGTGCCGCTCGACGCACTGGTCGGGGAAGAGGGCAGGGGTTGGACCATCGCCAAGTACCTGCTTCAGCACGAACGGTTTTCCGGCGGGGCGGTCGGCGAGTTGAAGACGGCGCTGCAGCGGGTGAAGGATATCGCGGGGCGCGAGACGAACGACGGTGAGCCTCTCATGGCGGATGCCGACTTCCGCCGGAAGATCGCGAACACGGAGATCGAGTTGGAAGCCGTCGAACTGACGACGATGCGTGCGCTTGCGGCGCATACGGCCGATCAGGAGGTCGGTGCGGTGTCGTCGCTCATAAAGGTGCGGCGGACTGAGGTCCAGCAGATGATCTCGGAGCTCGGTGTTCAGGCTGCCGGATATTATGCGCTGCCGCACAATATCGGGGCGCTCAAGAACGGCTGGAATGAAGAGCCGGTGGGATCCGAGGAGTTCAATGCCCTGGTCCCAAGCTACCTTTTCCTGCGCGCAGCCTCGATCTACAGCGGCTCCAACGAGATCCAGCGGAACATCATCACGAAGGCAGAATTGGGGCTATAG
- a CDS encoding amidohydrolase family protein, with product MHDLVIRGGTLVDGTGRPAFSGDLAVDGDRIAAVGGKVGPGRREVDASGLLVSPGWVDIHTHYDGQAMWDPELAPSSWHGATTVMFGNCGVGFAPVRPKDRECLIDLMEGVEDIPGIVLAEGLKWNWETFPEYLDALEQVPRTIDVAAQMPHHPLRVYVMGERAVRRELATSDDIEAMHLLTEEAMRAGAFGFTTSRTESHRTTTGDLVPARNAAPEELLGIGKALGKVGTGAFGMLNDFEDEAAEFTWMRKQAHESGRPVWFLLTDRNSDPGRWRRLMGEVRQAQDEGAAVMAQVCGRAVGVILGLMTSLSPFTPKPTFAEIAKLPTAERMLRLRDPAVRRAILDEPISEKLLSILPPLQRVLATEWSRIFLLSDPPDYEPEPDCSIAALAARDGKAPAEYAYDYLVDGDGDRLLYFPVTNYASGDHEPIREMLTDKHTLLGLGDGGAHVGVICDASLPTFMLTHWVRDRKRGERLPLEMIVKRQTSATADFFGLHDRGRLEVGKRADINLIDYAALRLHIPKLAYDLPAGGKRLVQRVDGYVMTIVAGTPIFERGHATGAMPGKLVRSTRL from the coding sequence ATGCACGACCTCGTTATTCGCGGAGGCACTCTCGTAGACGGTACCGGCCGTCCAGCCTTTTCCGGAGACCTCGCCGTAGACGGCGACAGGATCGCGGCAGTCGGCGGAAAGGTGGGACCCGGACGACGCGAGGTCGATGCCAGCGGACTTCTGGTGTCCCCCGGCTGGGTCGACATCCATACCCATTACGATGGGCAGGCGATGTGGGATCCGGAACTCGCCCCATCCTCCTGGCACGGTGCCACGACGGTCATGTTCGGCAACTGCGGAGTGGGTTTCGCTCCGGTGCGGCCGAAGGACCGCGAGTGCCTCATCGATCTGATGGAGGGGGTGGAGGACATCCCCGGCATCGTCCTTGCCGAAGGTCTGAAGTGGAACTGGGAGACGTTCCCGGAGTATCTGGACGCGCTCGAGCAGGTGCCGCGCACGATCGATGTCGCCGCCCAAATGCCCCATCACCCGTTGCGGGTCTATGTGATGGGCGAACGCGCTGTGCGGCGCGAGTTGGCAACCTCCGACGACATCGAGGCGATGCACCTCCTTACCGAGGAAGCGATGCGCGCCGGTGCCTTCGGCTTCACGACGTCGCGGACCGAATCCCATCGCACGACCACCGGCGATCTGGTGCCGGCCCGCAATGCAGCGCCGGAGGAACTGCTGGGAATCGGCAAGGCGCTGGGTAAGGTGGGTACCGGTGCCTTCGGCATGCTCAACGATTTCGAGGACGAGGCCGCCGAGTTCACCTGGATGCGGAAGCAGGCGCACGAGAGCGGACGGCCCGTCTGGTTCCTGCTCACAGACCGGAACTCCGACCCTGGTCGCTGGCGGCGCCTGATGGGTGAAGTGCGTCAGGCCCAGGACGAGGGCGCTGCAGTCATGGCACAGGTTTGCGGCCGCGCGGTCGGCGTCATTCTCGGCCTGATGACCTCGCTCAGTCCCTTCACGCCGAAGCCGACTTTCGCCGAGATCGCCAAACTGCCCACAGCGGAGCGAATGCTCCGGCTCCGCGACCCGGCCGTGAGACGCGCGATCCTCGACGAACCGATTTCGGAAAAGCTGCTTTCCATCCTGCCCCCGCTGCAGCGGGTCCTGGCAACGGAATGGTCGCGGATCTTCCTGCTGAGCGATCCGCCCGACTACGAGCCCGAGCCGGATTGCAGCATCGCGGCACTGGCGGCGCGGGACGGGAAAGCTCCGGCCGAGTATGCCTACGACTACCTGGTCGACGGCGACGGTGATCGCCTGCTCTATTTCCCGGTCACCAATTACGCGAGCGGCGACCACGAACCGATTCGCGAGATGCTGACCGACAAGCATACGCTCCTGGGCCTCGGCGACGGCGGTGCCCATGTCGGCGTTATCTGCGATGCCAGCCTGCCCACCTTCATGCTCACCCACTGGGTTCGCGACCGCAAAAGGGGCGAGCGACTGCCGTTGGAAATGATCGTTAAGCGCCAGACCAGCGCTACGGCCGATTTTTTCGGCCTGCACGATCGTGGGCGCCTCGAAGTCGGCAAGCGGGCCGACATCAACCTCATCGACTATGCCGCATTGCGACTCCACATACCGAAACTGGCCTATGATCTGCCAGCCGGAGGCAAGCGTCTGGTTCAGCGCGTAGACGGCTATGTCATGACCATCGTCGCAGGCACCCCGATCTTCGAGAGGGGTCACGCGACAGGTGCAATGCCCGGGAAGCTCGTGCGCTCGACAAGGCTCTGA
- a CDS encoding ferredoxin--NADP reductase codes for MSSFDREHILSVHHWTDKLFSFTATRSPSLRFQNGQFAMIGIEVDGRPLLRAYSMASANWEDHLEFLSIKVPDGPLTSRLQHIQPGDTLLVGRKPTGTIILGNLLPGRTLWLLATGTGLAPFMSLIKDPEVYETFERVVLVHGCRQVAELAYRDWITEELPRHELLGELVRGKLAYYPTVTREPFTPRARITDLIQTGRINVDLGLPPLDPAADRLMLCGSPAMLADTSALLEARGFISGSASQPGHYVIEKAFVEK; via the coding sequence ATGAGCAGTTTCGATCGCGAGCATATCCTTTCGGTCCATCATTGGACCGACAAGCTCTTCAGCTTCACCGCGACGCGCAGTCCCTCGCTCCGGTTTCAGAATGGGCAGTTCGCGATGATCGGCATCGAGGTGGACGGCCGTCCCTTGCTGCGCGCCTACAGTATGGCGAGCGCCAACTGGGAGGATCATCTCGAATTCCTGAGCATCAAGGTGCCCGACGGCCCCCTCACCTCGCGCCTCCAGCACATCCAGCCCGGCGACACGCTCCTGGTGGGGCGCAAGCCCACCGGCACTATCATTCTCGGTAACCTGCTGCCGGGTCGAACCCTCTGGCTGCTCGCGACGGGAACCGGGCTCGCGCCGTTCATGAGCCTGATCAAGGATCCCGAAGTCTACGAGACATTCGAGCGCGTCGTGCTGGTGCACGGCTGCCGACAAGTTGCCGAACTCGCCTATCGCGACTGGATCACCGAGGAACTGCCGCGACACGAACTGCTCGGAGAACTCGTTCGCGGCAAGCTGGCCTATTACCCGACGGTGACCCGCGAACCCTTCACGCCCCGCGCGCGGATCACCGACCTGATCCAGACTGGCCGGATCAACGTCGACCTCGGTCTGCCGCCGCTCGACCCGGCGGCGGATCGGCTGATGCTCTGCGGCAGCCCCGCGATGCTGGCGGATACATCGGCCCTGCTGGAGGCCCGCGGCTTCATCAGCGGCAGCGCCTCCCAACCCGGTCACTACGTAATCGAGAAGGCATTCGTCGAAAAATAG
- a CDS encoding TAXI family TRAP transporter solute-binding subunit encodes MIYSSTRCLAGALFGAGLCLSPALAAPDIELPQTLVWTAYDIGSTGYSQAVGIGSALKNNLGINLRVLPGKNDVSRLVPLREDRAGYSATGSESSYASEGMYLFGSREWGPQPITQLIMSVSDGTSAMVTARDAGIKTVADLKGRRVAWVKSAASLQNSIRGHLAFAGLTWDDVIKVEVPGYAASVQAVIDGQADAAYGTTNSAPFLKIEASPRGLRFLPLPHDDEAGWKRLLDVLPFFFPAIAKEGPTIPPEGMQMASAAYPVLATMPFTSADQNYNLTKAMVTFYDAYKDSAPGAYGWSIDRQRFTEGLLPFNEGAIRYYKEIDRWTPEAQAKQDENLARRKLLQETWAEFIKTAPEDAGEFQRAWMKLRYETLRSRDLPAIQDSWDVIS; translated from the coding sequence ATGATCTACAGTTCGACCCGCTGTCTGGCCGGCGCACTGTTCGGCGCCGGCCTTTGCCTGTCTCCCGCGCTTGCCGCACCCGATATCGAGCTGCCGCAGACCCTGGTCTGGACCGCATACGACATCGGCTCGACCGGTTACAGTCAGGCCGTCGGTATCGGGTCGGCACTGAAGAACAACCTCGGCATCAACCTCAGGGTCCTGCCGGGCAAGAACGACGTGTCGCGCCTCGTCCCGCTGCGCGAGGACCGCGCCGGTTACTCGGCGACCGGCTCGGAGAGCAGCTACGCCTCGGAAGGCATGTACCTGTTCGGATCGCGCGAGTGGGGACCGCAGCCGATCACCCAGCTGATCATGAGCGTCTCGGACGGGACGTCAGCCATGGTCACGGCGCGCGACGCCGGCATCAAGACAGTGGCGGACCTGAAGGGCCGCCGTGTCGCCTGGGTCAAGAGCGCCGCATCGCTGCAGAACTCGATCCGGGGGCATCTGGCATTCGCCGGACTCACCTGGGACGACGTGATCAAGGTCGAGGTCCCCGGCTATGCCGCCTCCGTACAGGCGGTGATCGACGGCCAGGCCGATGCCGCCTACGGCACGACGAACTCCGCACCGTTCCTCAAGATCGAGGCCAGTCCGCGCGGGCTGCGCTTCCTGCCGTTACCGCACGACGACGAGGCGGGATGGAAGCGCCTGCTGGACGTCCTGCCATTCTTCTTCCCCGCCATCGCGAAGGAAGGACCGACGATCCCGCCGGAGGGCATGCAGATGGCGTCGGCCGCCTATCCCGTGCTGGCGACCATGCCCTTCACCTCGGCCGACCAGAACTACAATCTGACGAAAGCGATGGTGACCTTCTACGACGCCTACAAGGATTCGGCGCCGGGCGCCTACGGCTGGTCGATCGACCGGCAGCGGTTCACCGAAGGCCTGCTGCCGTTCAACGAAGGTGCGATCCGCTACTATAAGGAAATCGACCGCTGGACGCCCGAAGCGCAGGCGAAGCAGGACGAGAACCTGGCGCGCCGGAAGCTTCTCCAGGAGACCTGGGCCGAGTTCATCAAGACGGCCCCCGAAGATGCCGGGGAGTTCCAGAGGGCCTGGATGAAGCTGCGCTACGAGACGCTCCGCAGCCGGGACCTGCCGGCGATCCAGGACTCCTGGGATGTGATAAGCTGA
- a CDS encoding Rieske 2Fe-2S domain-containing protein, whose translation MGQYFRRFWQPVALSEELPQADGPPIRVRVMGEDLVAFRDSSGRVGLVDRRCPHRGADLYYGRNEDCGLRCVYHGWKFDAEGRAVDLPNVPPGSSYKDRIRITAYPTREFGEIVWAWMGPAERWPERVPELSQLEFATLPAENRFVTKKLQECNWAQSMEGALDTSHFSFLHMPAPSVPSNESPDVPADEKRLKWIRDDPMPRFSILPHDVGFVIGGARRADGRDIYWRTTQFMLPAHATTPSTLPGENYFGYTFVPIDDLSCWIYTYVWNPERPITDAERAKFRGGHGVIGEVGPDYVPLRNRRNEYQIDRADQKDRTYTGVRGLAEQDAMIQESQGFIVDRTTENLTATDAAIMRFRRTVMGGAKALAEGQEPEAPWRHDAFRLRSGSWIAAEGVSFEQVMMERFGDPLGRVKAKA comes from the coding sequence ATGGGACAGTATTTCCGGCGCTTCTGGCAGCCGGTGGCGCTCAGCGAGGAACTGCCGCAGGCGGACGGTCCGCCGATCCGGGTCCGGGTGATGGGGGAGGATCTGGTCGCTTTCCGCGACAGCAGCGGTCGCGTCGGCCTCGTCGATCGCCGCTGCCCGCACCGGGGCGCCGACCTGTATTACGGCCGCAACGAGGACTGCGGCCTGCGCTGCGTCTATCACGGCTGGAAGTTCGACGCGGAGGGCAGGGCGGTCGACCTGCCGAACGTGCCGCCCGGATCGTCCTACAAGGACAGGATCCGGATCACGGCCTATCCGACGCGCGAGTTCGGCGAGATCGTCTGGGCCTGGATGGGCCCGGCGGAGAGATGGCCGGAGCGGGTGCCGGAACTCTCGCAGCTCGAGTTCGCGACGCTCCCGGCCGAGAACCGGTTCGTCACGAAGAAGCTGCAGGAGTGCAACTGGGCGCAGTCGATGGAGGGGGCGCTCGACACGTCGCACTTCTCGTTCCTGCACATGCCGGCGCCCAGCGTGCCGTCGAACGAGAGCCCGGACGTGCCGGCCGACGAGAAGCGGCTGAAGTGGATCCGCGACGATCCGATGCCACGCTTCTCGATCCTGCCGCACGACGTCGGCTTCGTGATCGGCGGGGCGCGCCGGGCGGACGGCAGGGACATCTACTGGCGCACGACCCAGTTCATGCTGCCGGCGCACGCGACGACGCCCTCGACCCTGCCGGGCGAGAACTATTTCGGCTACACCTTCGTGCCGATCGACGACCTGTCGTGCTGGATCTACACCTACGTCTGGAACCCGGAGCGGCCGATCACCGACGCCGAACGGGCCAAGTTCCGGGGCGGCCACGGCGTCATCGGCGAGGTCGGCCCGGACTATGTGCCGCTGCGCAACCGGCGCAACGAGTACCAGATCGACCGCGCCGACCAGAAGGACCGGACCTATACCGGCGTCCGCGGCCTCGCCGAGCAGGACGCGATGATCCAGGAGAGCCAGGGCTTCATCGTGGATCGCACGACCGAGAACCTGACCGCCACCGACGCGGCGATCATGCGCTTCCGGCGGACGGTGATGGGCGGCGCCAAGGCGCTCGCCGAGGGCCAGGAGCCGGAGGCCCCGTGGCGCCACGATGCCTTCCGCCTGCGCTCCGGCAGCTGGATCGCCGCGGAGGGGGTCTCGTTCGAGCAGGTGATGATGGAGCGCTTCGGCGACCCGCTGGGCCGCGTCAAAGCAAAGGCCTGA
- a CDS encoding DUF294 nucleotidyltransferase-like domain-containing protein: MASPAAAPLIAADAVVLDVETTGLDPRSARIVQIGAVKLHPEAGEPDIFVTFVKPDVAIPASATAIHHIAAADVADAPPIAEALRDLLRYLGERPLIGHAVAFDIAVLAAEAKRAGVLWRRPRSLDTRHLAELVAPTLPSFTIETLCSWLGLAVDMRHSAIGDARMTAAIFGRLLPLLRERGIRTWAEAEAACRVVREAGGPLGGGAAVLPDDEGTGDRGSEGGRSGDGSSGNGSAANLAPLARIDSFPYRHRVADIMSTPPQFLAEDASLRDAATMMDARGISSVFLRHAGDTGILTERDVIRALASDGADALGMPAAAAASFPLCAVPAAAFIYRAMGRMDRLGVRHLGVVDEAGVLVGALSARDLLRLRTSAALRLGDAVDAASDMPALARAWGQLPAMAEALLAEGVPAAGIAAVISRELGAATRRAAQLAEAALAAEGRAVPGPYALLVLGSAGRGESLLSHDQDNAIVFADGDPEGPEDGYFADLGRRLADILDQIGVVYCRGGVMAREPDWRGSVATWQERIVGWLRRSSPEDLLSVDIFYDARTVHGDPDLAGRVMAGAFSEASRTPQFLKLLADASPEPPSAFGLFGGLRTEGGRIDLKRAAMLPVVSAARVLALRHGRGTRGTVDRLREVAALGRGGAADLVVAAEGYEAVLEAVLRQQVRDVEAGVPPTGKVDPSGLPRDLLDRVKDALRIAGGLHDTTRELLF; encoded by the coding sequence ATGGCGTCCCCCGCCGCCGCGCCGCTGATCGCCGCGGATGCGGTGGTCCTCGACGTCGAGACGACGGGCCTCGATCCGCGGAGTGCCAGGATCGTCCAGATCGGCGCGGTGAAGCTGCATCCGGAGGCGGGGGAGCCGGATATCTTCGTCACCTTCGTGAAGCCGGACGTCGCCATCCCGGCGTCCGCGACCGCGATCCACCATATCGCTGCGGCCGACGTCGCGGACGCACCCCCTATCGCCGAGGCGCTCCGAGACCTGCTGCGCTATCTCGGCGAGAGGCCGCTGATCGGGCATGCGGTCGCATTCGACATCGCCGTTCTCGCGGCCGAAGCGAAACGTGCCGGTGTACTCTGGCGCCGCCCGCGCTCGCTCGATACGCGGCATCTCGCCGAACTCGTGGCGCCGACCCTCCCGTCCTTCACGATCGAAACCTTGTGCAGCTGGTTGGGCCTCGCGGTCGACATGCGGCACTCGGCGATCGGCGACGCGCGCATGACCGCCGCGATCTTCGGCCGACTGCTCCCGTTGCTCCGCGAGCGCGGTATCCGCACCTGGGCCGAAGCGGAAGCGGCGTGTCGCGTCGTGCGCGAGGCCGGCGGCCCCCTCGGCGGCGGCGCCGCGGTGTTGCCCGACGACGAGGGGACCGGCGACCGCGGCTCTGAAGGGGGCCGCTCGGGAGACGGATCATCGGGCAACGGCTCGGCCGCGAACCTGGCACCGCTCGCGCGGATCGATTCCTTCCCCTATCGCCACCGCGTCGCCGACATCATGTCGACGCCGCCGCAGTTCCTTGCCGAAGACGCGTCGCTGCGCGACGCCGCGACGATGATGGACGCGCGCGGCATCAGCTCGGTCTTCCTGCGGCATGCCGGCGACACAGGGATCCTGACCGAACGCGACGTCATTCGGGCGCTGGCGTCGGACGGTGCAGACGCCCTGGGCATGCCGGCGGCGGCAGCGGCGTCCTTTCCGCTGTGCGCCGTACCGGCGGCAGCGTTCATCTATCGTGCGATGGGACGGATGGACCGGCTCGGAGTGCGTCATCTGGGCGTCGTCGACGAGGCCGGCGTGCTCGTCGGGGCGCTGTCGGCGCGTGACCTGCTGCGGCTGAGGACATCGGCCGCCCTGCGGCTGGGCGATGCCGTCGATGCCGCATCGGACATGCCCGCCCTGGCCCGCGCGTGGGGCCAGCTGCCGGCCATGGCGGAGGCGCTGCTCGCCGAGGGCGTGCCGGCGGCGGGCATCGCCGCCGTGATCAGCCGGGAACTCGGGGCCGCCACGCGGCGCGCCGCGCAACTGGCGGAGGCGGCGCTCGCCGCCGAGGGGCGAGCCGTCCCGGGACCGTACGCGCTGCTCGTCCTCGGGTCGGCGGGGCGAGGCGAAAGCCTTCTGTCGCACGACCAGGACAATGCGATCGTCTTCGCCGACGGCGATCCGGAGGGTCCGGAAGACGGCTACTTCGCCGACCTCGGCAGGCGTCTGGCCGACATCCTGGACCAGATCGGCGTCGTCTACTGCCGCGGCGGGGTTATGGCGCGCGAGCCAGACTGGCGGGGCAGCGTCGCGACATGGCAGGAGCGTATCGTGGGCTGGCTCCGGCGTTCGAGCCCGGAGGATCTTCTGTCGGTCGACATCTTCTACGACGCCCGCACGGTTCACGGCGACCCGGATCTGGCCGGGCGGGTGATGGCGGGGGCATTCTCCGAGGCGTCGCGGACGCCGCAATTCCTCAAGCTGCTCGCCGACGCGTCGCCCGAGCCGCCCTCCGCATTCGGCTTGTTCGGCGGGCTTCGGACCGAGGGCGGGCGCATCGACCTGAAGCGCGCCGCGATGCTGCCGGTCGTCAGCGCCGCTCGGGTCCTGGCGCTTCGTCACGGGCGCGGCACGCGCGGCACCGTCGACCGGCTCCGCGAGGTCGCGGCACTCGGGCGCGGCGGGGCGGCCGATCTCGTCGTCGCGGCGGAGGGTTACGAGGCGGTGCTGGAGGCGGTCCTGCGCCAGCAGGTGCGCGACGTGGAGGCCGGCGTTCCGCCGACCGGGAAGGTAGACCCGAGCGGCCTGCCGCGCGACCTGCTCGACCGCGTGAAGGACGCATTGCGCATCGCCGGCGGCCTGCACGACACGACGCGGGAGCTGCTGTTCTGA